The Rhipicephalus microplus isolate Deutch F79 unplaced genomic scaffold, USDA_Rmic scaffold_14, whole genome shotgun sequence genome contains a region encoding:
- the LOC119181455 gene encoding uncharacterized protein LOC119181455: MMHLRPMSFQATLIFVICSWSPVPWLRKQEESRTVIRPNADSISKYIGQQRSLVADSFGKFIWKHRLLLRNGLRTLGMPVRCTCILCYSSKKNLGQSSVQMRIRSASTSGNNGHWWLIPSASLSGNIGYLFGMGCARWACQYDALASYVIPEPVKNYKNKVRHDASSEDVLKHKKATCVRWAPCVTMAKN; the protein is encoded by the exons ATGATGCACTTACGTCCCATGTCATTCCAGGCCACCCTGATCTTCGTAATCTGTTCTTGGTCACCGGTGCCTTGGTTGCGCAAGCAAGAAGAATCTAGGACAGTCATCCGTCCAAATGCGGATTCAATCAGCAAGTACATCGGGCAACAACGGTCACTGGTGGCTGATTCCTTCGGCAAGTTTATCTGGAAACATCGGCTACTTCTTCGCAATGGGCTGCGCACGTTGGGCATGCCAGTACGATGCACTTGCATCCTATGTTATTCCAG CAAGAAGAATCTAGGACAGTCATCCGTCCAAATGCGGATTCGATCAGCAAGTACATCGGGCAACAACGGTCACTGGTGGCTGATTCCTTCGGCAAGTTTATCTGGAAACATCGGCTACCTCTTCGGAATGGGCTGCGCACGTTGGGCATGCCAGTACGATGCACTTGCATCCTATGTTATTCCAG AACCAGTAAAAAATTACAAGAACAAAGTAAGGCATGATGCTTCAAGTGAGGATGTACTGAAACATAAGAAGGCCACCTGCGTGCGTTGGGCTCCCTGTGTGACGATGGCCAAAAACTGA